A genomic stretch from Xiphophorus maculatus strain JP 163 A chromosome 16, X_maculatus-5.0-male, whole genome shotgun sequence includes:
- the LOC102226415 gene encoding platelet endothelial cell adhesion molecule-like isoform X2, producing the protein MGSRPPGLLLLLCSLLLILKCARGESSYIIDTVGLSILPDNVQSGTKVMIHCNASVSSSSISHLEYRFKFMRDGAKIHTANTTKDFTYYEINPARAVDSGNYQCQVSVKNKRKFSNTKTLDVKGLQTPILHLNNSTPYESEEFKVTCSAPDEKGGLTFNFYKTFRDGQPQRIKKQQSTNNFLETTLTLSHIGDCFLSCDYEISLVSGPTSSNISNEIQVEVKELNIIPDMTILPNDIYEPDIVEVTCKVKIHLADIEIFLVKDRTVLSRTTGKTLIHRFSSKPTDSGELVCKAEWRNVQKENYKTIKVKEVFSKPQLYLEPVDLFEEEQFRLNCSVKVFFPEMIGKPLKYRLYKDGTELTSSTTYIAVAHPNLNGNYSCKVEGNRISTPFYKESEAVIVKAKVPVSDPVLSVVGGKIFIGKTFQLICHSHTGTFPIKYTLFTHNGKKMSREVSRPEDRAIFDILPIYKSSDLKTFLCHASNNPRTPSKRALGEHLLKSTNIIEPISKPELTIHPSQDITEGQSIKLVCSVQTGSRPINFTWYHQESNGALASLSTNKLEEYHSISNASKKHSGKYYCMSTNPADESKWSESVTIEVKMAGWKKTLITVFCFVLLLILFLVIALKTRLFHFKRKRKANLSVKSVSTKVERLSLTQAEVIDANATPTMMGKSVWSDQVSGSESDDQNSSMLPEKKAEPEYTEVQIKDADPTRAPAKQGTDNIYSEVRNSQQGVPEVPDGKPVEYAQLNHDGNHQPDNSRVVDQSLKRENITDSENNTDVYTGDPEEGTCDPAPDC; encoded by the exons ATGGGCTCCAGACCCCCTggactgctgctgcttctctgcagCCTCCTCCTCATCT TGAAGTGTGCCAGAGGAGAGTCAT CATACATTATAGATACTGTTGGTCTCTCAATCCTGCCTGACAATGTTCAGAGTGGAACCAAGGTGATGATTCATTGCAACGCAAGCGTCAGTTCCAGCAGCATCTCTCATCTGGAATACCGTTTCAAGTTTATGCGGGATGGCGCCAAAATCCACACAGCCAACACCACAAAAGACTTTACTTACTATGAGATCAACCCAGCCAGGGCAGTCGACTCGGGAAATTACCAGTGCCAAGTCTCTGTGAAGAACAAGCGCAAGTTCAGCAACACCAAGACGCTTGATGTCAAAG GCCTACAAACTCCCATTCTTCATCTTAATAATTCGACACCCTATGAAAGTGAGGAGTTCAAAGTCACCTGCAGTGCTCCAGATGAGAAAGGAGGTCTTACATTcaacttttacaaaacatttagagaTGGACAGCCTCAGCGGATAAAGAAGCAACAAAGCACTAATAACTTTCTAGAGACCACTCTGACACTCAGCCACATAGGGGACTGCTTTCTGTCCTGTGACTATGAGATCAGTTTGGTCTCAGGTCCCACAAGCTCTAACATCAGCAATGAGATTCAAGTGGAAGTCAAAG AGCTCAACATCATCCCGGACATGACTATATTACCCAACGATATCTATGAACCAGATATAGTAGAAGTGACCTGTAAAGTAAAGATTCATTTAGCAGACATTGAAATATTCCTTGTAAAGGACCGGACTGTTCTCAGTAGAACCACAGGTAAAACTCTCATTCATCGATTTAGTTCGAAACCGACAGACTCTGGAGAGCTTGTTTGCAAGGCAGAGTGGAGAAACGTCCAAAAGGAAAACTATAAAACCATCAAAGTCAAAG AGGTATTTTCAAAGCCCCAGCTGTATTTGGAGCCCGTGGACCTGTTTGAAGAAGAACAATTCAGACTTAACTGTTCagtcaaggttttttttcctgagatgATTGGTAAACCTTTGAAATACCGCCTCTACAAAGATGGCACCGAATTGACCAGTTCAACTACATATATTGCTGTTGCACACCCTAATCTTAATGGAAACTACTCCTGTAAAGTTGAGGGCAATCGTATTTCAACCCCTTTTTATAAGGAGAGCGAAGCAGTTATTGTTAAAGCTAAAG TTCCTGTTTCAGATCCTGTGCTGAGTGTGGTCGGGGGCAAAATATTTATAGGCAAGACATTTCAACTGATCTGTCACAGTCACACAGGCACTTTTCCCATCAAATACACCCTTTTTACACATAATGGGAAGAAGATGAGCAGGGAGGTGAGCAGACCTGAGGACCGGGCTATCTTTGACATACTTCCAATTTACAAGAGCTccgatttaaaaacatttctatgcCATGCAAGTAATAATCCACGTACACCTTCTAAAAGAGCTTTAGGGGAGCATCTACTGAAGTCAACCAATATTATTG AGCCCATCTCAAAACCAGAGCTGACCATTCATCCCAGCCAGGACATCACTGAGGGACAAAGTATAAAACTCGTCTGCTCTGTACAGACAGGCAGTCGACCCATCAACTTCACATGGTACCACCAAGAGTCCAATGGAGCACTGGCTTCCCTCTCAACCAATAAACTAGAAGAATACCACAGCATATCTAACGCCAGTAAAAAACACTCTGGGAAATACTACTGCATGAGCACAAACCCAGCTGATGAATCCAAATGGAGTGAATCTGTCACAATCGAAG TGAAAATGGCAGGGTGGAAGAAAACACTTATCACTGTCTTCTGCTTCGTActtctcctcatcctcttccttGTGATTGCCTTAAAAACACggctttttcattttaagaggaaaagaaaggcTAACTTGTCAGT GAAGTCAGTCAGCACCAAAGTAGAGCGACTGAGTCTCACACAAGCTGAGGTCATTGATGCAAATG CCACCCCAACCATGATGGGAAAAAGTGTTTGGAGTGACCAGGTCTCAGGTTCTG AGTCGGATGACCAGAACAGCAGCAtgttaccagaaaaaaaggctgaaCCTGAATATACTGAGGTTCAAATAAAAGACGCAGACCCAACCAGAG CTCCGGCGAAGCAGGGCACGGACAACATCTACAGCGAAGTCCGCAACTCCCAGCAAG GTGTCCCAGA
- the LOC102226415 gene encoding platelet endothelial cell adhesion molecule-like isoform X1 produces the protein MGSRPPGLLLLLCSLLLILKCARGESSYIIDTVGLSILPDNVQSGTKVMIHCNASVSSSSISHLEYRFKFMRDGAKIHTANTTKDFTYYEINPARAVDSGNYQCQVSVKNKRKFSNTKTLDVKGLQTPILHLNNSTPYESEEFKVTCSAPDEKGGLTFNFYKTFRDGQPQRIKKQQSTNNFLETTLTLSHIGDCFLSCDYEISLVSGPTSSNISNEIQVEVKELNIIPDMTILPNDIYEPDIVEVTCKVKIHLADIEIFLVKDRTVLSRTTGKTLIHRFSSKPTDSGELVCKAEWRNVQKENYKTIKVKEVFSKPQLYLEPVDLFEEEQFRLNCSVKVFFPEMIGKPLKYRLYKDGTELTSSTTYIAVAHPNLNGNYSCKVEGNRISTPFYKESEAVIVKAKVPVSDPVLSVVGGKIFIGKTFQLICHSHTGTFPIKYTLFTHNGKKMSREVSRPEDRAIFDILPIYKSSDLKTFLCHASNNPRTPSKRALGEHLLKSTNIIEPISKPELTIHPSQDITEGQSIKLVCSVQTGSRPINFTWYHQESNGALASLSTNKLEEYHSISNASKKHSGKYYCMSTNPADESKWSESVTIEVKMAGWKKTLITVFCFVLLLILFLVIALKTRLFHFKRKRKANLSVKSVSTKVERLSLTQAEVIDANATPTMMGKSVWSDQVSGSGGYESDDQNSSMLPEKKAEPEYTEVQIKDADPTRAPAKQGTDNIYSEVRNSQQGVPEVPDGKPVEYAQLNHDGNHQPDNSRVVDQSLKRENITDSENNTDVYTGDPEEGTCDPAPDC, from the exons ATGGGCTCCAGACCCCCTggactgctgctgcttctctgcagCCTCCTCCTCATCT TGAAGTGTGCCAGAGGAGAGTCAT CATACATTATAGATACTGTTGGTCTCTCAATCCTGCCTGACAATGTTCAGAGTGGAACCAAGGTGATGATTCATTGCAACGCAAGCGTCAGTTCCAGCAGCATCTCTCATCTGGAATACCGTTTCAAGTTTATGCGGGATGGCGCCAAAATCCACACAGCCAACACCACAAAAGACTTTACTTACTATGAGATCAACCCAGCCAGGGCAGTCGACTCGGGAAATTACCAGTGCCAAGTCTCTGTGAAGAACAAGCGCAAGTTCAGCAACACCAAGACGCTTGATGTCAAAG GCCTACAAACTCCCATTCTTCATCTTAATAATTCGACACCCTATGAAAGTGAGGAGTTCAAAGTCACCTGCAGTGCTCCAGATGAGAAAGGAGGTCTTACATTcaacttttacaaaacatttagagaTGGACAGCCTCAGCGGATAAAGAAGCAACAAAGCACTAATAACTTTCTAGAGACCACTCTGACACTCAGCCACATAGGGGACTGCTTTCTGTCCTGTGACTATGAGATCAGTTTGGTCTCAGGTCCCACAAGCTCTAACATCAGCAATGAGATTCAAGTGGAAGTCAAAG AGCTCAACATCATCCCGGACATGACTATATTACCCAACGATATCTATGAACCAGATATAGTAGAAGTGACCTGTAAAGTAAAGATTCATTTAGCAGACATTGAAATATTCCTTGTAAAGGACCGGACTGTTCTCAGTAGAACCACAGGTAAAACTCTCATTCATCGATTTAGTTCGAAACCGACAGACTCTGGAGAGCTTGTTTGCAAGGCAGAGTGGAGAAACGTCCAAAAGGAAAACTATAAAACCATCAAAGTCAAAG AGGTATTTTCAAAGCCCCAGCTGTATTTGGAGCCCGTGGACCTGTTTGAAGAAGAACAATTCAGACTTAACTGTTCagtcaaggttttttttcctgagatgATTGGTAAACCTTTGAAATACCGCCTCTACAAAGATGGCACCGAATTGACCAGTTCAACTACATATATTGCTGTTGCACACCCTAATCTTAATGGAAACTACTCCTGTAAAGTTGAGGGCAATCGTATTTCAACCCCTTTTTATAAGGAGAGCGAAGCAGTTATTGTTAAAGCTAAAG TTCCTGTTTCAGATCCTGTGCTGAGTGTGGTCGGGGGCAAAATATTTATAGGCAAGACATTTCAACTGATCTGTCACAGTCACACAGGCACTTTTCCCATCAAATACACCCTTTTTACACATAATGGGAAGAAGATGAGCAGGGAGGTGAGCAGACCTGAGGACCGGGCTATCTTTGACATACTTCCAATTTACAAGAGCTccgatttaaaaacatttctatgcCATGCAAGTAATAATCCACGTACACCTTCTAAAAGAGCTTTAGGGGAGCATCTACTGAAGTCAACCAATATTATTG AGCCCATCTCAAAACCAGAGCTGACCATTCATCCCAGCCAGGACATCACTGAGGGACAAAGTATAAAACTCGTCTGCTCTGTACAGACAGGCAGTCGACCCATCAACTTCACATGGTACCACCAAGAGTCCAATGGAGCACTGGCTTCCCTCTCAACCAATAAACTAGAAGAATACCACAGCATATCTAACGCCAGTAAAAAACACTCTGGGAAATACTACTGCATGAGCACAAACCCAGCTGATGAATCCAAATGGAGTGAATCTGTCACAATCGAAG TGAAAATGGCAGGGTGGAAGAAAACACTTATCACTGTCTTCTGCTTCGTActtctcctcatcctcttccttGTGATTGCCTTAAAAACACggctttttcattttaagaggaaaagaaaggcTAACTTGTCAGT GAAGTCAGTCAGCACCAAAGTAGAGCGACTGAGTCTCACACAAGCTGAGGTCATTGATGCAAATG CCACCCCAACCATGATGGGAAAAAGTGTTTGGAGTGACCAGGTCTCAGGTTCTGGTGGGTATG AGTCGGATGACCAGAACAGCAGCAtgttaccagaaaaaaaggctgaaCCTGAATATACTGAGGTTCAAATAAAAGACGCAGACCCAACCAGAG CTCCGGCGAAGCAGGGCACGGACAACATCTACAGCGAAGTCCGCAACTCCCAGCAAG GTGTCCCAGA